A stretch of Aureispira sp. CCB-E DNA encodes these proteins:
- a CDS encoding glycosyltransferase family 2 protein yields the protein MNKYTLENKDNLNIAVLIPCLNEEKTIGNVIEQFQKELPAATVYVYDNNSSDKTSEVAMRFNAIVRKEYNKGKGNVVVRMFGEIEADIYILIDGDDTYPIDKVNLMIDELLVYNVDMVVGDRLSNQSYQKENKRKFHVFGNYLIKKLINVFFNTDLKDILSGYRIFSYSFVKNYSSLAQGFELETDLSIFALHYGVGIREVPIDYRDRPEDSHSKLNTFQDGIKIIMTFFNLYRFYKPLSFFSILALILSLIGVGIGMFPIYEYIKFSYVYKVPTAILALGLIIIALLLLCCGLILDSIVRIEKKNTMLKIRQKNEGISTKSSR from the coding sequence ATGAATAAGTATACATTAGAGAATAAAGACAATTTGAATATTGCCGTTCTTATTCCCTGTTTGAACGAAGAAAAAACAATAGGAAATGTTATAGAGCAGTTTCAAAAGGAGCTACCTGCGGCAACGGTTTATGTTTATGATAACAACTCTAGTGATAAAACGTCTGAAGTCGCAATGAGATTTAATGCTATTGTGCGCAAAGAGTACAATAAAGGGAAAGGCAATGTTGTTGTTCGGATGTTTGGCGAAATTGAGGCTGATATATATATACTGATAGACGGAGATGATACTTACCCTATTGATAAGGTAAATTTAATGATAGATGAATTATTGGTTTACAATGTTGATATGGTTGTAGGAGATCGGCTATCCAATCAATCTTATCAGAAAGAAAACAAAAGAAAATTTCATGTTTTTGGGAATTACTTAATCAAAAAGCTAATTAATGTGTTTTTTAATACAGATTTGAAAGACATTTTGAGCGGTTATAGGATTTTCTCATATTCATTTGTTAAAAACTATTCGTCATTGGCACAAGGTTTTGAGCTTGAAACAGACTTATCTATTTTTGCCCTACACTATGGCGTAGGGATTAGAGAAGTGCCCATTGATTATAGAGACAGACCTGAAGATAGCCATTCTAAGTTGAATACATTTCAGGATGGAATAAAGATCATCATGACATTTTTTAATTTATATCGCTTCTATAAACCATTATCTTTTTTTTCTATTCTAGCGTTAATTTTATCTTTGATTGGAGTAGGAATAGGGATGTTTCCTATTTATGAATATATCAAATTTAGTTATGTCTATAAAGTTCCCACAGCGATATTGGCATTAGGGTTGATTATTATTGCTTTATTGTTACTATGTTGTGGATTAATTCTCGATTCGATTGTACGCATTGAGAAAAAAAATACTATGCTGAAAATTAGACAAAAAAATGAAGGGATTTCTACAAAATCTAGCAGGTAG
- the lpdA gene encoding dihydrolipoyl dehydrogenase translates to MNYDVIVIGSGPGGYVAAIRAAQLGLKTAVVERESLGGICLNWGCIPTKALLKSAQVFEYINHASDYGIETADPKADFGAIVKRSRGVADKMSKGIKFLMGKNKIDVLMGTGKLVAGKKVAVTDDKGNTKQYGAKHIIVATGGRARQLPGIDIDKKKVIGYREAMVLEELPKKMVVMGSGAIGVEFAYFYNTLGTEVTIVEYMDNILPREDADVSKEMKKIFKKAGMQLKTSSAVTNVDTKGKGCKVTVKHNKTGKEEVLDCDVVLSAVGVVPNTENIGLETVGVKTNKHGFIEVDDFYKTNVDGIYAIGDVLATQALAHVASAEAITCVEKIAGHHPEKIDYNNIPGCTYCSPEIASVGMTEAQAKEAGYELRVGKFPFSASGKASAAGSNHGFVKVIFDKKYGEFLGCHMVGANVTEMVAEIVVARKLETTGMEIIKSVHPHPTMSEAVMEAAAAAYDEVIHL, encoded by the coding sequence ATGAACTACGATGTAATTGTAATCGGATCTGGACCAGGTGGTTATGTTGCGGCTATTCGCGCAGCTCAACTAGGACTAAAAACAGCTGTTGTTGAACGTGAGTCGTTGGGAGGTATTTGTTTAAACTGGGGATGTATTCCAACCAAGGCACTTCTTAAAAGTGCGCAAGTATTTGAATACATCAATCATGCATCTGATTATGGTATTGAAACTGCTGATCCTAAAGCAGATTTTGGCGCTATTGTAAAACGTTCTCGTGGCGTAGCGGACAAAATGAGTAAAGGGATCAAGTTTTTGATGGGTAAAAACAAAATTGATGTTTTGATGGGTACTGGTAAATTAGTGGCTGGCAAAAAGGTAGCCGTAACTGATGATAAAGGTAACACAAAACAATATGGTGCCAAGCATATTATTGTTGCTACAGGTGGTCGTGCTCGCCAATTACCTGGTATTGACATTGACAAAAAGAAAGTTATTGGTTACCGTGAGGCAATGGTCTTAGAAGAACTTCCTAAGAAAATGGTTGTTATGGGATCTGGTGCGATTGGTGTAGAATTCGCTTACTTTTACAACACGCTAGGAACAGAAGTTACTATTGTTGAATACATGGACAATATTTTGCCTAGAGAAGATGCCGATGTCTCAAAGGAGATGAAAAAAATCTTCAAGAAAGCTGGTATGCAATTAAAAACTAGCTCTGCTGTAACTAATGTTGATACCAAAGGAAAAGGTTGTAAAGTTACTGTTAAACACAACAAAACAGGAAAAGAAGAAGTCTTAGATTGTGATGTGGTTCTTTCTGCTGTTGGTGTTGTTCCTAACACAGAAAACATTGGCTTGGAAACAGTGGGCGTCAAAACCAACAAACATGGTTTCATTGAAGTAGATGATTTTTACAAAACCAATGTAGATGGGATTTATGCTATTGGTGACGTTTTGGCAACACAAGCTCTAGCTCACGTTGCTAGTGCAGAGGCCATCACTTGTGTTGAAAAAATTGCTGGACACCATCCTGAAAAAATAGACTACAACAACATTCCTGGTTGTACTTATTGTAGTCCTGAAATTGCTTCTGTTGGTATGACCGAAGCACAAGCTAAAGAAGCTGGTTACGAACTACGAGTAGGTAAGTTTCCTTTCTCTGCATCAGGAAAAGCTAGTGCAGCAGGCTCTAACCACGGTTTTGTAAAAGTAATTTTTGACAAAAAGTATGGCGAGTTTTTAGGTTGTCATATGGTTGGTGCTAATGTTACCGAAATGGTGGCAGAAATTGTTGTTGCTCGCAAGCTAGAAACGACAGGAATGGAGATCATCAAATCGGTACATCCTCATCCAACAATGAGTGAAGCAGTTATGGAAGCTGCTGCTGCTGCTTATGATGAAGTCATTCATTTGTAA
- a CDS encoding CHAT domain-containing tetratricopeptide repeat protein, producing MQILKSVSKSMALLCFSISILVIGLTFPHYAQQDSNQLLSPDAPPQSADDFLKTGLTLQKEDKFQEATPMFQKALALYEKDKNWNKIAKTIYYATKQCNCGVASKFNGPVIEASLNQLTPLLPDTSYWIGRLYIANGLYYKRAKGKKRDHKKAIELVQKGKEILQFHNKPEDILAADFIIARELKYTFKDRKKGWEATFNALIKTAIDARRLPIEHPTRREIHSYILDEIVNKSNAARAYVEAEKELLKQEKRWADYIYSSIMLSQGYYSIQDYKTMQQQLQQALNVLEQYQLPDDKAYLVSQTYYLLATYYRQVGDLEQAAKFYKKTESAPLTPQVELALYQGMGMLYLQKNDFENAALYFKNLEILTQTTKNDVLEGRLPHDLGWIEEQKNYLRLALQFYQKSHKKTLKSFQKRGDDTGNKIQSLIHTNHAIARVNYKLNRPDSAMYYLEFNQHLHNHPFPAHPNGAPYHNYTTNLWLGRIYTQKGAFEKAKLAFDKALEQAHQVPSDIPYDLYKIHHAIADHYYAQAHWAKSLEACQIAIQHLISDYPIDAIDALPNPEKTPFLRELWELVLLKSKVFKQIGKIDWAYQTVQHAIVIINQLQNSFNGEDSKLFITQVTIPTYELAIELAIQSKDNPTAFLYSEQSKSVLLLSALKNNTAKKFGNLPDSLIEKETTLAQNLVAYEKQLFEAESSKDTSIINHSRPKILQIRQEIEALQRLFEQKYPKYYALKYAPQIATVQQVQDYINDSTLLVEYFVGDSSIYLFSIQKEDFLIKRIPKEANFNRTTNALYRSLKNIGKISSDYDGLVEKFSRHSHSIYQQYLAPVLIPNKQQLIVVPSGKFANLPFEVFLQTLPNQQETTSFKSLDYLINDYTINYQYSTSLMLYYHPELSNNGKVLAMAASYDLTSQELATIKARDTRAGDLRSSLDPIPGTKKEVKALEEHFHGKFLVDQDANETNFKHLAQSNEFSIIHMAMHGIVDKRNPEYSCMALTKGSKDSLVDDLLYAYEINLLDLQANLVVLSACETGYGKYERGEGVMSIGRGFMYAGVPSIVMTLWPLSDGSGPFLIEKLYQGLAEGLPKDQALRQAKLAWIDHAGDKTAHPFFWASFITLGDNSPIYVKKHSLLKDYWIHGVLALLLLSGFGFFLKRKKMT from the coding sequence ATGCAGATTTTAAAATCCGTTTCAAAATCTATGGCATTGCTATGCTTTAGTATAAGTATTCTAGTTATTGGGCTTACGTTTCCCCACTATGCCCAACAAGACAGCAACCAACTGCTTTCTCCAGATGCTCCGCCACAATCCGCAGATGATTTTCTAAAAACTGGATTAACGCTTCAAAAAGAAGATAAATTTCAGGAAGCTACTCCTATGTTTCAAAAGGCACTGGCGCTTTATGAAAAAGATAAAAACTGGAATAAAATTGCAAAGACCATTTACTACGCAACCAAGCAGTGTAATTGTGGCGTAGCCAGCAAGTTTAATGGTCCTGTTATAGAAGCTTCTTTAAACCAACTCACTCCTTTGTTACCAGATACTAGTTATTGGATTGGACGCTTATATATTGCCAATGGTCTTTATTATAAAAGAGCAAAAGGAAAAAAAAGGGATCATAAAAAAGCGATAGAGTTGGTTCAAAAAGGAAAAGAAATCCTACAATTTCACAACAAACCTGAAGACATTCTTGCTGCGGATTTTATTATTGCCAGAGAGCTCAAATACACCTTTAAGGATAGAAAGAAGGGCTGGGAAGCCACCTTTAATGCTCTTATAAAAACGGCCATAGATGCTCGTAGGTTGCCTATAGAACATCCTACTCGTAGAGAAATACATTCGTACATACTCGATGAAATTGTTAACAAATCGAATGCTGCTAGGGCTTATGTTGAAGCAGAAAAAGAATTGCTAAAGCAAGAAAAACGTTGGGCAGATTACATTTATAGTAGCATTATGCTTAGCCAAGGGTATTACTCCATTCAAGACTACAAGACGATGCAACAACAACTGCAACAAGCTTTAAACGTTCTAGAACAATATCAACTTCCAGACGACAAAGCCTATTTAGTCAGCCAAACGTATTACCTTTTAGCAACATATTATCGACAGGTAGGTGATTTGGAACAAGCTGCCAAATTTTATAAAAAAACAGAATCTGCTCCCCTCACTCCTCAGGTGGAGTTAGCTTTGTACCAAGGTATGGGAATGCTTTATTTGCAAAAAAATGATTTTGAAAATGCTGCTCTTTATTTTAAGAACTTAGAAATACTCACTCAAACGACAAAAAATGATGTTTTAGAAGGGCGTTTACCTCATGATTTAGGTTGGATTGAAGAGCAAAAAAACTATTTGCGATTAGCCTTGCAGTTCTATCAAAAATCACATAAAAAAACATTAAAAAGTTTTCAAAAAAGAGGAGATGATACTGGCAATAAAATTCAAAGTCTGATACATACTAATCATGCCATTGCTAGAGTCAACTACAAATTAAATCGTCCAGATTCTGCTATGTACTATTTAGAGTTCAATCAGCATTTGCACAACCATCCATTTCCTGCGCATCCCAATGGTGCACCTTATCATAACTATACGACCAATCTTTGGTTGGGAAGAATTTATACTCAAAAAGGAGCATTTGAAAAGGCAAAACTTGCATTTGATAAAGCCTTGGAGCAAGCGCATCAAGTTCCCTCCGATATTCCCTATGACTTATACAAAATTCACCATGCCATCGCGGATCATTATTATGCTCAGGCGCATTGGGCTAAGAGCCTAGAAGCCTGCCAAATAGCCATTCAACATCTAATTTCCGACTACCCTATTGATGCGATTGACGCCTTGCCCAATCCTGAGAAGACACCATTTTTGCGAGAATTGTGGGAGTTGGTTTTATTAAAATCTAAAGTATTCAAACAAATAGGAAAAATAGATTGGGCCTATCAAACTGTTCAACATGCTATTGTTATTATTAATCAGCTGCAAAATAGTTTTAATGGCGAAGATTCTAAGTTATTTATCACACAAGTAACCATTCCTACTTATGAACTAGCCATTGAATTAGCCATTCAATCCAAGGATAATCCAACAGCTTTTCTTTATTCTGAACAAAGCAAAAGCGTCTTACTTTTGAGTGCGCTAAAAAATAATACGGCCAAAAAATTTGGCAACCTTCCCGATAGCCTAATTGAAAAAGAAACAACTTTAGCTCAGAATTTAGTAGCCTATGAAAAGCAGCTTTTTGAGGCTGAAAGCTCTAAAGATACGTCCATTATTAATCATTCTAGACCTAAAATATTACAAATTCGACAAGAAATAGAAGCACTTCAGCGTTTGTTTGAACAAAAATATCCCAAGTATTATGCACTCAAATATGCGCCACAAATTGCAACCGTTCAACAGGTTCAAGATTATATTAACGATAGTACTTTGTTAGTTGAATACTTTGTTGGTGATAGTAGCATTTATCTATTTTCTATTCAAAAAGAAGACTTTCTTATCAAACGCATCCCTAAAGAAGCTAACTTTAATCGTACAACCAATGCTCTTTATCGTTCGCTAAAAAACATTGGCAAAATTAGTAGCGATTATGATGGCTTAGTAGAAAAATTTAGTCGTCATTCGCATTCTATTTACCAACAATATTTGGCTCCCGTCTTGATTCCCAACAAACAACAACTTATTGTTGTCCCAAGTGGCAAGTTTGCTAATTTACCCTTTGAAGTTTTTCTACAGACACTTCCCAATCAGCAAGAAACAACAAGTTTTAAATCCCTAGATTATTTAATCAATGATTATACAATCAATTACCAATACTCTACTTCTTTGATGTTGTATTACCACCCTGAATTGTCCAACAATGGGAAAGTTTTGGCGATGGCGGCTTCTTATGATTTGACGTCTCAAGAACTAGCAACCATAAAAGCTCGGGATACTCGTGCTGGCGATTTAAGAAGTAGCTTAGACCCTATTCCTGGAACTAAAAAAGAAGTCAAAGCGCTTGAAGAACACTTTCACGGAAAATTCTTGGTTGACCAAGATGCTAACGAAACCAATTTTAAACACTTGGCTCAAAGCAACGAATTTTCAATTATTCATATGGCTATGCACGGGATTGTAGACAAACGAAATCCAGAATACTCTTGCATGGCTTTGACAAAAGGCTCTAAGGATAGCTTAGTAGACGATTTACTGTATGCCTATGAGATTAATTTACTCGACTTGCAAGCCAATTTAGTGGTGCTTAGTGCCTGTGAAACAGGATATGGCAAATATGAACGAGGCGAAGGAGTTATGAGTATTGGGCGTGGTTTTATGTATGCAGGAGTACCTAGCATTGTGATGACATTGTGGCCCTTGAGCGATGGTTCTGGTCCTTTTTTGATAGAAAAATTATACCAAGGTTTAGCCGAAGGATTACCAAAAGATCAAGCGTTGCGCCAAGCTAAATTAGCTTGGATTGATCATGCAGGTGATAAAACGGCACATCCGTTCTTTTGGGCTAGTTTTATTACATTGGGTGATAATAGCCCAATTTATGTCAAAAAACACAGCTTATTAAAGGATTATTGGATCCATGGAGTTTTAGCATTGCTTCTTTTGAGTGGATTCGGTTTCTTTCTTAAACGAAAAAAAATGACGTAA
- a CDS encoding glycosyltransferase family 2 protein — protein MNESLVSILMPVRNTAPFLEECLDSIREQTYKNWELIAIEDHSIDKSWYILQKYASLDHRIKVYQNKGKGIIAALRMAYQYSKGFFVTRMDSDDKMPPKKIEILQAQLHQAGPGHLATGLVEYFSEQALGNGYLRYAEWLNKLTREGSNFQEIYKECVIPSPCWMVFKTDLDAAGAFAPDRYPEDYDLCFRFYQQGLTCLASNHILHYWRDSEGRTSRHDPNYADNNFLDIKLDYFLALDYDRTRPLIVWGAGKKGKSIAHKLIDQRVSFTWICNNSNKIGKDIYGQRLYPVQELSNLKQPQVIIAIAQPDAQFSIRTILKEQHLKIKDDFFFFA, from the coding sequence ATGAACGAATCCCTTGTTAGTATTTTAATGCCCGTTCGCAACACAGCTCCTTTTTTGGAAGAATGTTTGGATTCTATTCGAGAGCAAACGTATAAAAATTGGGAATTAATTGCCATTGAAGACCATTCTATAGACAAGAGTTGGTATATTTTACAAAAGTATGCATCATTAGACCATCGAATAAAAGTTTATCAAAATAAAGGCAAGGGTATCATTGCTGCTCTGAGAATGGCTTACCAATATTCCAAAGGTTTTTTTGTTACTCGAATGGACTCTGATGACAAAATGCCTCCTAAAAAAATAGAAATATTACAGGCTCAACTCCATCAAGCAGGACCTGGGCATTTGGCAACTGGCTTAGTAGAGTATTTTAGTGAACAAGCTTTAGGAAATGGCTATTTACGCTATGCCGAATGGTTAAACAAACTTACTCGGGAAGGAAGTAATTTTCAAGAAATTTATAAAGAATGTGTCATTCCTTCTCCTTGTTGGATGGTATTCAAAACAGATTTAGATGCTGCTGGAGCATTTGCGCCAGATCGATATCCCGAAGATTACGATTTATGTTTTCGATTTTATCAACAAGGCTTAACCTGTTTGGCTTCTAATCATATATTGCACTATTGGCGCGATTCAGAAGGTCGCACATCTAGACATGACCCTAATTATGCTGATAATAATTTTTTGGATATCAAGCTAGACTATTTCTTAGCATTAGACTATGATCGCACCCGCCCATTGATAGTCTGGGGTGCTGGCAAAAAAGGAAAATCCATTGCCCACAAGCTTATCGACCAACGTGTTTCTTTTACTTGGATTTGTAATAACAGTAATAAAATAGGCAAAGATATTTATGGCCAACGGTTGTATCCCGTGCAGGAGCTCTCCAACTTAAAGCAACCCCAAGTGATCATCGCTATTGCTCAACCTGATGCACAATTCTCTATTCGAACAATATTAAAAGAGCAGCACCTAAAAATTAAAGATGATTTCTTTTTCTTTGCATAA
- the cmk gene encoding (d)CMP kinase produces METSKITIAVDGFAACGKSTLAKALAKKLGYVYVDSGAMYRAVTLYFLDHNIDIENPASVEEALQNINIHFENIEGKNHTFLNGEDVEDAIRTMRVSNFVSPVATISAVRKAMVKLQQAMGAKGGIAMDGRDIGTVVFKDAELKLFLTASIEERTRRRLAEWQSKGITDISPEEVEKNLRTRDHIDSTRADSPLCQAEDAIEIDNSLLTPTEQLEFALQLSKDIIEKKAMGLVTN; encoded by the coding sequence ATGGAAACTTCTAAAATTACGATTGCTGTTGACGGCTTCGCAGCCTGCGGCAAAAGTACACTAGCTAAAGCACTTGCCAAAAAATTAGGATATGTTTACGTCGATTCTGGCGCTATGTATCGTGCTGTTACGCTTTATTTTTTAGATCACAATATAGACATTGAAAATCCAGCTTCGGTAGAAGAAGCGTTGCAAAATATTAACATTCACTTTGAAAACATTGAAGGTAAAAATCATACTTTTTTAAATGGCGAAGACGTAGAAGATGCCATTAGAACCATGCGCGTTTCTAACTTTGTAAGCCCCGTTGCCACGATCTCTGCGGTACGCAAAGCTATGGTTAAGCTTCAACAAGCTATGGGTGCCAAAGGTGGGATCGCAATGGATGGTCGTGATATCGGAACGGTTGTTTTTAAGGATGCCGAACTAAAACTCTTTCTAACAGCTTCCATCGAAGAACGGACACGCAGAAGGTTAGCAGAATGGCAAAGTAAGGGAATAACAGATATTTCTCCTGAAGAAGTAGAAAAAAACCTACGCACACGTGATCACATTGACTCTACTAGAGCAGATAGCCCTCTTTGTCAAGCAGAAGATGCCATCGAGATTGACAATAGCTTGCTCACTCCTACCGAACAATTGGAATTTGCACTTCAACTTTCAAAAGACATCATCGAAAAAAAGGCTATGGGATTAGTGACTAACTAA
- a CDS encoding pyridoxamine 5'-phosphate oxidase family protein — protein MATLLKELNQELIEFIKKQKLFFVGTARKEGHVNVSPKGMDTFRVIDGKRIVWLNLTGSGNETAAHLLENSRMTIMFCAFEGKPLILRLYGQAKAYHERDEVFHQYIDCFPSDVGTRQIIVLDLDLVQTSCGYAVPLMDFKEERSILRNWAEKKGRAKIKSYWKEKNTTSLDGFDTGIFEEE, from the coding sequence ATGGCAACATTACTAAAAGAATTGAACCAAGAGCTCATAGAATTTATTAAAAAACAAAAACTATTTTTTGTAGGAACAGCAAGAAAAGAAGGACATGTCAATGTATCCCCAAAAGGGATGGATACGTTTCGAGTAATTGATGGGAAGCGTATTGTGTGGCTGAACTTGACGGGAAGTGGCAATGAAACGGCTGCGCATTTATTAGAAAATAGCCGAATGACTATTATGTTTTGTGCCTTTGAAGGCAAACCTCTTATCTTGCGCTTGTATGGTCAAGCAAAGGCTTATCATGAACGAGACGAAGTTTTTCATCAGTACATTGATTGTTTTCCCTCCGATGTAGGAACGCGTCAAATTATTGTGCTGGACCTAGATTTGGTGCAAACATCCTGTGGGTATGCGGTACCTTTGATGGATTTCAAAGAAGAAAGGAGCATTTTAAGAAATTGGGCAGAAAAAAAGGGAAGGGCAAAAATTAAAAGTTATTGGAAAGAAAAAAATACAACGAGTTTGGATGGTTTTGATACAGGTATATTTGAAGAAGAATAA
- a CDS encoding protein kinase domain-containing protein: MKVWNATNHVILILNATPFAQGGEGCLYKVLQPQEYVHLVAKIYHSNKRTKQRQHKLRYLIENPPIFDNNTQGQLISWPVAILEMQQRFVGFLMPKVEGELLEILVTPKLPRHLPTKWQRFELGTEGALALRQKVCFNIAVALYHIHQTGKYVMVDLKPDNILIQSNGLVALVDMDSIEVIRGEQILFPAAMATPEFAPPEFHALQRSSKALPISWDAFSMAVVFYKILLGIHPFAATTKGQFKDANGLGEKLKHGLYVHNPNQQTYFSAIPSLHRAFDHFPIALQYLFNLCFIQGVKNERMRPSAEDWCLVFGNEQGQDEELMTPLGDDVLKIYAPILKIENIDWLTNSFECLFHPLIQAALPTLLDKFKKERYNWWKSIKRFWKLRSNKDFLKVDKDLEFLTNLFTETAIPDQWKVLLFQKIQKVFDVYQCEQQRYKVFNESYKKEFTSHQEAWKACQILYQEQYHQLSKAYRKKCVEIRQNQNIQPLWKAFIGKTASRKQRFLENKYLPTQQQDLEEGYLQQIATIDACYQPRWEALENTHYEILNRIDNLIKPTRKVEEKAKEEIRFIRERQVIIDAIKNQKNVAKNTYEHQKKILHTSVKHYIEQLYEIENSANNQIKVLRQSIRLRLSKMEDDLLAKKERYNKTLLNLEMSFVKNCSRSIDLIKKEAKKQDIL; this comes from the coding sequence GTGAAAGTTTGGAATGCAACTAACCATGTTATTTTAATACTGAATGCTACTCCTTTTGCACAAGGAGGAGAAGGGTGTTTGTACAAAGTCCTTCAGCCTCAAGAATACGTTCACTTAGTCGCCAAGATTTATCATTCTAATAAGAGAACCAAGCAACGGCAACATAAGTTGCGATACTTGATAGAAAACCCACCTATTTTTGATAATAATACCCAAGGGCAATTAATTAGTTGGCCCGTTGCCATATTGGAAATGCAGCAACGTTTTGTTGGGTTTTTGATGCCAAAAGTCGAAGGCGAGTTGTTAGAGATTTTAGTAACACCCAAATTGCCAAGGCATCTCCCTACAAAATGGCAACGTTTTGAATTAGGAACAGAAGGAGCTTTAGCTTTGAGACAAAAAGTATGTTTTAACATTGCTGTTGCCTTGTATCATATTCATCAAACGGGAAAGTATGTAATGGTTGATTTGAAGCCTGATAATATTTTGATCCAATCCAATGGGCTGGTTGCTTTGGTAGATATGGATTCTATTGAAGTTATAAGAGGGGAGCAAATACTTTTTCCAGCAGCGATGGCAACCCCAGAATTTGCACCGCCAGAGTTCCATGCTTTGCAGCGTAGTTCTAAAGCATTGCCTATTAGTTGGGATGCCTTTAGTATGGCGGTTGTTTTTTATAAAATTTTATTGGGTATCCATCCATTTGCTGCTACGACCAAGGGACAATTTAAAGACGCTAATGGCTTGGGAGAAAAACTAAAACATGGTCTGTATGTACATAATCCCAATCAACAGACCTATTTTTCGGCAATACCTTCATTGCACAGAGCATTTGATCATTTTCCAATTGCTTTGCAATATTTATTTAATCTTTGTTTTATACAAGGGGTTAAAAATGAGCGTATGCGTCCTAGTGCTGAAGATTGGTGCTTGGTTTTTGGAAATGAACAAGGACAAGATGAAGAGTTAATGACTCCGTTAGGAGATGATGTTTTAAAAATATATGCCCCTATATTAAAAATTGAAAACATAGATTGGCTTACGAATTCTTTTGAATGCTTGTTTCATCCGTTGATTCAAGCTGCATTGCCTACGCTGTTGGATAAATTCAAGAAAGAACGGTATAACTGGTGGAAATCTATTAAACGATTTTGGAAACTAAGGTCAAATAAAGATTTCTTGAAAGTTGACAAGGACTTGGAATTTTTGACCAACTTATTTACTGAGACAGCTATTCCTGATCAGTGGAAAGTATTGCTTTTTCAAAAGATTCAAAAGGTTTTTGACGTATATCAATGCGAGCAACAGCGTTACAAAGTATTCAACGAATCTTACAAAAAAGAGTTTACTAGCCATCAAGAAGCTTGGAAAGCTTGCCAAATACTTTATCAAGAACAGTATCATCAATTGTCTAAAGCGTATCGAAAAAAGTGCGTAGAAATTCGGCAAAATCAAAATATACAACCTTTGTGGAAGGCTTTTATAGGAAAAACGGCAAGTCGTAAACAACGCTTTCTAGAGAATAAATATTTACCCACGCAGCAACAGGATTTAGAAGAAGGATATTTGCAACAAATTGCAACAATAGATGCTTGTTATCAGCCTAGATGGGAAGCACTAGAGAATACACACTATGAGATATTAAATCGAATAGACAATCTAATAAAACCGACTCGAAAAGTAGAAGAAAAGGCAAAAGAAGAAATTCGCTTTATAAGGGAACGCCAAGTCATTATTGATGCTATTAAAAATCAGAAAAACGTAGCAAAGAATACTTACGAACATCAAAAAAAAATACTTCATACCTCTGTCAAGCATTATATTGAGCAGTTGTATGAAATTGAAAATAGTGCTAATAATCAGATAAAGGTGCTACGGCAAAGTATTCGTCTTCGATTGTCAAAAATGGAAGATGACTTGTTAGCAAAGAAGGAGAGATACAATAAAACTTTATTAAATTTAGAAATGTCTTTTGTTAAAAACTGCTCTAGATCTATTGATTTGATCAAAAAGGAGGCAAAAAAACAGGATATTTTATAA